The genome window GCGAGCAGCGCTGTGCGGTCCCAATCCGCAGCACGTGATCGTATACGGACCGCCGGGAGTAGGGAAAACCGCAGCAGCGAGGGTCGTGCTGGAGGAAGCCAAGAAGAACCAACTGTCCCCGTTTTCATCTGATGCCAAGTTCATCGAGATCGATGCCACGATTGCCCGGTTTGACGAACGCGGAATAGCGGATCCGTTGATTGGCTCCGTTCATGACCCGATTTACCAAGGGGCGGGCTCGCTGGGACAGGCAGGAATTCCTCAGCCAAAGCCAGGCGCGGTTACCAAAGCGCATGGGGGCATGCTGTTTCTCGATGAAATCGGTGAGCTTCATCCTGTACAGATGAACAAGCTCTTGAAAGTGCTGGAAGATCGCAAAGTCATGCTGGAGAGCGCTTATTACAGCGAGGAAAACACTCAAATCCCATCGCATATTCATGATGTGTTCAAGTACGGACTTCCTGCTGATTTCCGCTTGGTAGGTGCGACGACGAGACTGCCGGAGGAGCTGCCGGCTGCGTTGCGCTCGCGCTGTCTGGAAATCTTCTTCCGCCCTTTGAAGCCGGGAGAAATCGGCAGCATTGTAAGGACGGCCGTAGGAAAGATGGATCTGGCGATTGACGATGCGGCGGTGTCTGTGATCGAACGCTATGCGACCAATGGTCGGGAAGCGATCAATACATTGCAAATCGCGGCAGGACTCGCTCTGACCGAGGAACGTAATAATATCATAGCTGCGGATGTAGAATGGGTCATGCACAGCAGTCAAAAGTCGCCCCGCCCTGAAAAGCAGGTGCATGAGACGCCGCAGGTCGGCTTGGTAAACGGACTTGCTGTGTACGGTCCCAACATGGGCAGTGTCATGGAGCTGGAGGTCACGGCTTCACCGGCTATGGTGCCCGGTCAAGGGAGAATGGCGGTTACGGGCATGGCAGAGGAAGAAGAAATGGGCAGCCGCAGCAGGACCATTCGACGGAAATCCATGGCCAAAGGGTCGGTGGAAAATGTGTTGACCGTGCTTCATCGGATGGGCGTGCGTCCCTATGATTACGATCTGCATATTAATTTTCCTGGCGGGATTCCCGTTGACGGTCCATCTGCCGGGATCACGATTGCGACAGCGATTTACTCGGCGATCCGTGGGATTCCGGTCGACAATCAGTTGGCGATGACGGGTGAAGTGAGCATTCACGGGAAAGTAAAGCCAGTGGGTGGCGTTGTGGCCAAAGTGGAAGCGGCTAAACAAGCGGGAGCGACG of Brevibacillus choshinensis contains these proteins:
- the lonB gene encoding ATP-dependent protease LonB, giving the protein MDYTTLVIAVIEVVVGIVIGTYFWNLLRAQRNTKTSTEKESRKDLDSIRRMRMVALTEPLSEKTRPAKLEEIVGQEDGLRALRAALCGPNPQHVIVYGPPGVGKTAAARVVLEEAKKNQLSPFSSDAKFIEIDATIARFDERGIADPLIGSVHDPIYQGAGSLGQAGIPQPKPGAVTKAHGGMLFLDEIGELHPVQMNKLLKVLEDRKVMLESAYYSEENTQIPSHIHDVFKYGLPADFRLVGATTRLPEELPAALRSRCLEIFFRPLKPGEIGSIVRTAVGKMDLAIDDAAVSVIERYATNGREAINTLQIAAGLALTEERNNIIAADVEWVMHSSQKSPRPEKQVHETPQVGLVNGLAVYGPNMGSVMELEVTASPAMVPGQGRMAVTGMAEEEEMGSRSRTIRRKSMAKGSVENVLTVLHRMGVRPYDYDLHINFPGGIPVDGPSAGITIATAIYSAIRGIPVDNQLAMTGEVSIHGKVKPVGGVVAKVEAAKQAGATRVLIPEENWQSIFAEMHGIEIIPVATVAQVIHLAVPEQVQPEAETAGFTLQLPAEDLASSPFSL